Proteins encoded by one window of Microcebus murinus isolate Inina chromosome 2, M.murinus_Inina_mat1.0, whole genome shotgun sequence:
- the LOC105873130 gene encoding TSSK6-activating co-chaperone protein isoform X3, whose product MEQDTSHPTNRKVPAKEEGNAVPLCRAKLSPSYINLQASSPPATFLNIQTTKLPSGVGHKPKECLGLLECMYANLQLQTQLAQQQMAILENLQASMTQLAPERESKNSSLPSLSHHLLLKHLPQFSK is encoded by the exons TTCCAGCCAAAGAGGAGGGTAATGCTGTGCCTCTTTGTAGAGCAAAACTCTCCCCCAGCTATATTAATCTTCAAGCAAGTTCCCCACCAGCTACTTTCCTGAACATCCAGACAACAAAGCTGCCCTCAG GAGTTGGCCACAAGCCCAAGGAATGCCTAGGACTGCTAGAATGTATGTATGCCAATCTCCAGCTTCAGACTCAGCTCGCCCAACAACAGATggctattttggaaaatttgcaaGCATCCATGACACAACTGGCTCCTGAGAGGGAAAGTAAGAACTCTTCTCTTCCATCTTTATCTCATCATCTGTTGTTAAAACACCTGCCCCAGTTCAGTAAATGA